A single genomic interval of uncultured Pseudodesulfovibrio sp. harbors:
- a CDS encoding RNA-binding protein, translating to MKSIYVGNIPFSASEDDLQDLFAEHGEVTSVKFINDRETGRFRGFAFVEMDDAAALAAIEALEGSEMGGRTLKVNEARPREPRPRY from the coding sequence ATGAAGAGTATTTACGTCGGCAACATTCCTTTCAGTGCATCTGAAGACGATCTTCAGGACCTTTTCGCCGAGCATGGCGAAGTCACATCCGTCAAATTCATCAATGATCGCGAAACAGGCCGTTTCCGCGGTTTCGCCTTTGTGGAGATGGATGATGCGGCAGCCCTTGCAGCCATCGAAGCCCTTGAGGGCAGCGAAATGGGCGGCAGGACTCTCAAGGTCAACGAGGCTCGTCCCCGCGAACCCCGTCCCCGCTACTAG